Proteins encoded in a region of the Panicum hallii strain FIL2 chromosome 3, PHallii_v3.1, whole genome shotgun sequence genome:
- the LOC112887199 gene encoding uncharacterized protein LOC112887199 — MEDYFSRFQNLGWQLRQYLTELIENLLGYIDWIPQRLEIQFSASHGGSLPGTTGHIHEGAYALSISDTTTEEQTANGISEGTIFRKRFSSIYQRSYGSSSNLLHGFGVVRRLAFRVRDQWSLFSSEVHAKLTRILHRFWTTLQGSREDIGWLQRTQASLCSVDGTGRFKEILREIRNGLHCLPDTLVYLFIPGLFSNHSPLYFTNTKRFFSKMGLACHIAKIHSEASVEKNAWELKQYIEELYWGSGKQVLLLGHSKGGVDAAAALSLYWSELKGKVAGLALVQSPYGGTPVASDILREGQIADKETRRIMELIVCKLIKGDMRALEDLTYAKRKDFISKHKLPVDELPIISFHTEASTAPTVLATLTRIAQAELLPWLPLPRFFLSASEFVESMLASLKVPVVAPVSAAMAVTALHLRLRYGERSDGLVTRRDAEVPGSVVVRPERRLDHAWMVYSTLKKGSAEADAGEMCEALLAMLVEIGRNKKFL, encoded by the exons ATGGAGGACTATTTTTCACGCTTCCAGAACCTTGGTTGGCAGTTAAGACAATACTTGACAGAATTGATAG AAAATTTGCTCGGATACATTGATTGGATTCCTCAACGTCTTGAAATACAATTCTCTGCTAGTCATGGAGGATCATTGCCTGGCACTACAGGACATATTCATGAAGGGGCATATGCATTATCTATTAGTGATACTACTACAGAAGAGCAAACTGCAAATGGAATATCTGAAGGCACAATTTTCAGGAAAAGATTTTCTAGTATTTATCAAAG ATCATATGGCAGTTCTTCCAATCTTTTGCATGGCTTCGGGGTGGTACGAAGATTGGCGTTCCGCGTGCGAGATCAGTGGAGTCTGTTTTCAAGTGAAGTACATGCCAAACTAACTAG GATCTTACATCGTTTCTGGACAACACTACAGGGATCTCGTGAAGACATAGGATGGTTGCAAAGAACTCAAGCATCGCTTTGTTCAGTGGATGGCACAGGCCGCTTCAAGGAGATATTGCGTGAGATCAg AAATGGTCTGCACTGCCTGCCTGATACACTGGTTTACTTATTTATTCCTG GCCTTTTTAGCAACCACAGTCCACTTTATTTCACCAATACGAAAAGATTCTTTTCAAAGATGGGATTGGCTTGCCATATTGCAAAAATTCATAGCGAG GCATCGGTGGAGAAAAATGCATGGGAACTGAAACAGTACATCGAGGAGCTCTACTGGGGATCTGGTAAACAAGTTTTGCTCCTTGGCCATAGCAAAGGTGGAGTTGATGCAGCTGCAGCTCTTTCCTTGTACTGGTCTGAGCTCAAGGGCAAGGTTGCCGGCCTGGCATTGGTTCAGAGCCCATATGGTGGCACCCCGGTCGCCTCTGATATCCTTCGAGAAGGCCAAATTGCTGATAAGGAGACAAGGAGAATCATGGAGCTCATTGTATGCAAACTAATCAAG GGTGACATGAGGGCCTTGGAGGACCTCACCTACGCCAAGAGAAAGGACTTCATCTCCAAGCACAAGCTTCCTGTTGATGAGCTGCCGATAATCTCCTTCCACACCGAAGCCAGCACCGCGCCAACAGTGCTCGCAACTCTGACCCGCATTGCCCAGGCCGAGCTCCTGCCATGGCTCCCCTTGCCACGGTTCTTCCTATCAGCATCCGAGTTTGTCGAGTCAATGCTTGCCTCTCTGAAGGTCCCTGTGGTCGCACCCGTGTCGGCGGCGATGGCAGTCACCGCGCTCCACCTGCGGTTGCGGTACGGCGAGAGGAGCGACGGGCTGGTGACTCGGCGCGACGCCGAGGTGCCCGGATCGGTGGTGGTGAGGCCCGAGAGGAGGCTAGACCACGCGTGGATGGTGTACTCCACGCTGAAGAAGGGCAGCGCTGAGGCTGATGCAGGTGAGATGTGCGAGGCTCTGCTGGCCATGCTCGTTGAGATTGGAAGGAACAAGAAATTTCTCTGA